In Alteromonas naphthalenivorans, one DNA window encodes the following:
- a CDS encoding GAF domain-containing protein produces the protein MNPDTTTFNKHNAEMDALVENCEKEALHLSGKVQQFGGAFFIDSESLQVTAASSNLAHFIQLSPSELVGCPVKSLDWLPLSLLYNLGSKAGDRAYAFNEPLNDKVLNFRSHRSDEGILIEIESSVANISQRQYLQLRSSILPTIEQHWEDKDFWEQLIATLDEFLPCERILLYRFNELWSGEVVAEKVIEGAPKYLGLKFPASDIPAIARQMYYENPSRYIASSATPPADFLNQAEQPLNLTYSDLRSVSPIHGEYMQNMGVATSFSIPIIQTGKLWGLVSCHNSTESHIDAQLRHQAEMLVKYFSMVYSTHKSKKRLQLLTSLDEKVGAITHKLRLKDAQATQAFLEDVKRDFTACGAAIFINGQWYVSDDNGYDIAQLKRIDKAFQSDTSDVILHTQDIRQYAGLEALDPENVRGVMLIRMNYELAKARLYIFRQPESQITRWAGKPEKDVNEQGMLSPRASFDRWSEIDGEQSLPWTKRDILFSKKLRASLIRTLTR, from the coding sequence ATGAACCCTGATACGACTACCTTTAATAAGCACAATGCTGAGATGGACGCCTTGGTTGAGAATTGTGAAAAAGAGGCTTTGCATTTAAGTGGCAAGGTTCAGCAATTTGGCGGTGCGTTCTTTATCGATAGTGAATCTTTGCAGGTCACTGCCGCTAGTAGTAATTTGGCCCACTTTATTCAACTTTCGCCCTCTGAACTGGTGGGCTGCCCAGTAAAATCACTCGACTGGTTGCCGTTAAGTTTACTGTATAATTTAGGGTCTAAGGCCGGCGATAGAGCTTATGCCTTTAACGAGCCCCTAAACGATAAGGTATTGAATTTCAGAAGCCATCGTAGCGACGAAGGTATCTTAATTGAGATAGAGTCTAGTGTTGCCAATATTTCTCAGCGTCAGTACTTACAATTAAGATCCTCAATACTTCCGACCATCGAACAGCATTGGGAAGATAAAGATTTTTGGGAGCAACTTATCGCAACCCTTGATGAGTTTCTGCCCTGCGAACGTATACTGCTTTATCGCTTTAATGAGCTTTGGAGTGGCGAAGTCGTGGCTGAAAAAGTGATTGAAGGGGCACCAAAGTATCTTGGATTAAAATTTCCAGCATCGGACATACCTGCTATTGCCCGTCAAATGTATTATGAGAATCCGTCACGATATATTGCTAGTAGTGCCACACCGCCCGCTGACTTTCTGAATCAAGCAGAACAACCGCTAAACTTAACGTATTCGGATTTACGAAGTGTGTCGCCAATTCATGGCGAATACATGCAGAATATGGGTGTGGCTACATCATTTTCTATTCCCATCATTCAAACCGGTAAATTGTGGGGCTTAGTGTCGTGTCACAATAGCACCGAATCGCACATAGATGCGCAATTGCGCCATCAAGCGGAAATGCTGGTGAAGTATTTCTCTATGGTGTATTCCACGCACAAATCGAAAAAGCGCCTGCAATTGCTCACGTCATTGGATGAGAAAGTTGGGGCAATTACGCATAAGCTTCGCTTAAAAGATGCTCAAGCAACTCAAGCGTTTTTAGAAGACGTAAAACGAGATTTCACCGCGTGCGGGGCTGCCATTTTTATAAATGGGCAGTGGTATGTTAGTGATGATAATGGTTATGACATTGCTCAACTAAAACGTATCGATAAAGCCTTTCAGTCAGACACGTCTGATGTCATCCTGCACACCCAAGATATTCGTCAGTATGCTGGGTTAGAGGCATTAGACCCAGAAAATGTCAGAGGCGTAATGCTAATTCGTATGAACTACGAATTAGCTAAAGCGCGATTGTATATCTTTAGACAGCCCGAATCGCAAATTACCCGTTGGGCTGGTAAACCGGAAAAAGACGTTAATGAACAAGGCATGCTGTCACCACGAGCGTCATTTGATCGGTGGAGTGAAATTGATGGTGAGCAAAGCTTACCGTGGACTAAGCGAGATATTTTGTTTTCCAAAAAACTGCGGGCATCGTTAATCCGAACGCTAACACGATAG
- a CDS encoding HAD family hydrolase, which translates to MASSSVSNNTTTLLFDHDGTLINSERVHFTLWQEIVASYGAELTDEFYCKAMAGIPVKQNAKDVVEHFSLDETPERLAKKKHEKIEAYLSQQAFPLMPHAAETIKACADKGYTIGIVTGGSTLSVEKTLANYGLAQYISCVAAVEDVTYSKPAPDCYQLAMEKLGVSAAQCVAIEDTHTGMQSAVSAEIPCVVIPTTQSATHDFSKATSRYESLPLWLEQEITGR; encoded by the coding sequence ATGGCAAGTTCTTCCGTTTCCAATAACACTACCACGCTATTGTTTGATCATGATGGTACCTTGATTAATTCAGAGCGCGTCCACTTTACACTGTGGCAAGAAATAGTGGCCAGTTATGGTGCAGAGCTAACAGATGAATTTTACTGTAAAGCAATGGCGGGTATACCGGTTAAGCAAAATGCCAAAGATGTCGTTGAGCATTTCTCATTAGACGAAACCCCTGAGCGATTGGCCAAAAAGAAACACGAAAAAATTGAAGCGTATCTTTCACAGCAAGCTTTCCCACTTATGCCACACGCTGCTGAAACCATCAAGGCGTGCGCAGATAAAGGCTACACAATAGGAATTGTGACTGGGGGAAGTACTTTGTCGGTAGAGAAAACCCTCGCAAATTATGGCCTAGCTCAATACATTTCATGTGTGGCGGCGGTAGAAGATGTTACTTACAGTAAGCCTGCCCCCGATTGCTACCAGCTGGCCATGGAAAAGTTAGGGGTTTCAGCAGCGCAGTGTGTCGCCATTGAAGATACCCACACCGGCATGCAATCAGCGGTATCGGCAGAAATACCTTGTGTGGTTATTCCAACCACACAATCGGCCACCCATGATTTTTCGAAAGCGACCTCTCGTTACGAAAGCTTACCATTATGGTTAGAACAAGAAATCACAGGTCGCTAG
- the epmA gene encoding elongation factor P--(R)-beta-lysine ligase produces the protein MNDWQPTSSHDSRIARANLLRSIRHFFYTRDVLEVETPLLSSGTVTDEHLDAFLTKFNHSRDGAPVDLYLQTSPEFAMKRLLCGQSGAIYQICKAFRHEGEGRWHNPEFTMLEWYRPGFDHHALMQEVDALLIETLGTDAGEIISYQDVFKFRLGIDPLTATDEMLLAKMADCNIDISSPEQLDKDSKLQLLFSMAIEPVIGQERPCFVFGFPASQASLARINAQDSRTADRFEVYFKGAELANGFHELNEASEQKQRFEQDNEKRRKNGQPVKPIDTRFLSALENGLPHCAGVALGIDRLLMLKIGASHIQEVLNFPVSRA, from the coding sequence ATGAACGACTGGCAACCAACCTCATCACATGATTCTCGAATTGCACGAGCCAATTTACTGCGTAGCATAAGACACTTTTTCTATACCCGAGATGTGCTGGAAGTAGAAACGCCATTATTATCCAGCGGCACGGTAACCGATGAACATCTCGATGCATTCCTTACAAAGTTTAATCATTCGCGGGATGGCGCACCGGTAGACCTTTATCTACAAACGTCTCCTGAATTTGCTATGAAACGCCTATTGTGCGGTCAAAGTGGAGCTATTTATCAAATCTGCAAAGCATTTCGACATGAAGGGGAAGGGCGCTGGCATAACCCTGAATTCACTATGCTGGAATGGTATCGACCGGGCTTCGACCACCATGCCCTAATGCAGGAAGTTGATGCGTTATTAATAGAAACGCTAGGTACAGATGCTGGCGAGATAATCAGTTATCAAGATGTGTTTAAATTTCGGTTGGGTATTGACCCGCTCACCGCAACTGATGAAATGCTTCTGGCTAAAATGGCTGACTGCAATATCGATATTTCAAGCCCTGAACAGCTTGATAAAGACAGTAAATTACAACTGCTTTTTTCAATGGCGATTGAGCCGGTTATTGGTCAAGAGCGGCCGTGTTTTGTGTTTGGTTTTCCTGCTTCACAAGCGTCCCTCGCCCGCATCAATGCACAAGACTCACGTACTGCCGACAGGTTTGAAGTGTATTTTAAAGGGGCAGAGTTAGCGAATGGCTTTCATGAATTAAACGAGGCTTCGGAACAAAAACAACGCTTCGAGCAAGACAATGAGAAGCGTCGTAAAAATGGCCAGCCTGTAAAGCCCATTGATACGCGATTTCTGTCTGCGCTAGAAAACGGTTTGCCACACTGCGCAGGGGTAGCGTTAGGTATAGATCGGTTGTTAATGCTTAAAATAGGGGCGTCGCATATTCAAGAGGTGCTTAACTTTCCCGTGAGTAGAGCCTAG
- the epmB gene encoding EF-P beta-lysylation protein EpmB, translating into MEQIIPKKAISVEHNWQKELANSFTSPEKLLSFLDLPSKDYEQDSKARRLFPMRVPRHFASLMEKGNPNDPLFLQVMPLKQEFSIEPGYTKDPLEEHDTAGKGLLHKYDSRVLLMVRTGCAVNCRYCFRRHFPYADNAVNKAQWQEALDYIAGNPAINEVIFSGGDPLMAKDDHLAALAKEIAAIPHIKRLRIHTRLPVVLPERLDNAFFDWFTQLPIQKILVLHANHSNEVSPALKSRLEKLRTHGVTLLNQSVLLKDVNDSADAVCELSERLFDAGVMPYYLHVLDKVEGASHFYVSDDKARQIMQEAIKRLPGFLVPKLVREIGAQPGKTPIDLHLHP; encoded by the coding sequence GTGGAACAAATAATACCTAAAAAAGCGATTTCTGTAGAGCATAACTGGCAAAAAGAATTAGCTAATAGCTTTACCAGCCCTGAAAAGCTGTTGTCTTTTTTAGATTTACCCAGCAAAGACTACGAACAAGACAGTAAAGCACGACGCCTTTTTCCTATGCGTGTTCCTCGGCACTTTGCCTCGTTAATGGAAAAAGGAAACCCCAACGACCCGCTTTTTTTGCAAGTGATGCCACTTAAACAAGAGTTTAGTATTGAACCGGGTTACACGAAAGATCCGTTAGAAGAACACGATACTGCTGGTAAAGGTTTGCTACATAAGTACGACTCTCGCGTATTATTAATGGTACGTACTGGATGTGCGGTTAATTGCCGTTATTGTTTTCGCAGACACTTTCCATATGCCGATAACGCGGTGAATAAAGCCCAGTGGCAAGAGGCATTAGATTACATTGCTGGCAACCCAGCGATTAACGAAGTGATTTTTTCGGGCGGCGATCCGCTAATGGCAAAAGATGATCACCTAGCCGCATTAGCAAAAGAAATCGCCGCAATACCGCATATTAAACGACTTCGTATTCACACCCGTTTACCGGTTGTACTGCCCGAACGCCTCGACAATGCTTTTTTTGACTGGTTTACTCAGCTGCCTATTCAAAAAATACTCGTATTGCATGCTAATCATTCAAATGAAGTATCACCAGCACTTAAGAGCCGCTTAGAAAAATTGCGCACTCACGGTGTTACCTTGTTAAACCAATCGGTGTTACTAAAAGATGTGAATGACTCAGCGGATGCAGTGTGTGAATTAAGTGAGCGTTTATTTGATGCAGGGGTTATGCCCTACTATTTGCATGTACTTGATAAAGTAGAAGGGGCAAGTCACTTTTATGTTAGTGACGACAAGGCGAGACAAATTATGCAGGAAGCGATAAAGCGCCTACCAGGTTTCCTTGTGCCTAAACTCGTTAGAGAGATAGGCGCTCAGCCTGGCAAAACGCCTATCGACTTACATTTACATCCCTAA
- the efp gene encoding elongation factor P, whose amino-acid sequence MANYSTNEFKAGLKIMLDGEPCNILENEYVKPGKGQAFNRVKIRKLISGKVLEKTFRSGESVEGADVLDTELAYLYTDGEFYHFMNNETFEQIAADEKAVGDSVKWLVENDVCVITLWNGTPITVTPPNFVELEITETDPGLKGDTAGTGGKPATLTTGAVVRVPLFVQTGEVIKVDTRSGEYASRAQK is encoded by the coding sequence ATGGCTAATTACAGCACTAACGAGTTCAAAGCCGGCCTGAAAATCATGCTGGATGGTGAACCTTGTAACATTTTAGAAAACGAATACGTGAAGCCGGGCAAAGGTCAGGCATTTAACCGCGTTAAAATTCGTAAACTTATCTCAGGTAAAGTTTTAGAAAAAACTTTCCGCTCTGGTGAGTCAGTAGAAGGCGCAGATGTTTTAGACACTGAGCTTGCTTACTTGTACACCGACGGCGAATTCTACCACTTTATGAACAACGAAACATTCGAACAAATCGCGGCAGACGAAAAAGCAGTAGGCGATAGTGTTAAGTGGTTGGTAGAAAACGATGTGTGCGTTATTACCTTGTGGAACGGTACGCCAATTACAGTAACACCACCCAACTTCGTTGAACTTGAAATTACTGAAACTGACCCAGGCCTTAAAGGCGATACAGCGGGTACAGGTGGTAAGCCAGCTACACTAACAACGGGCGCAGTAGTACGTGTTCCTTTGTTTGTGCAAACCGGTGAAGTAATTAAAGTTGATACTCGCTCTGGTGAGTATGCGTCTCGTGCGCAAAAGTAA